The Venturia canescens isolate UGA chromosome 7, ASM1945775v1, whole genome shotgun sequence genome segment GCACCACGGAGGAAGTGCGAGTTCATACATAACTGCACACACGTACAATTCGGAGAAATTGAACAAAgctcttaaaaaaatgtacaacaaaacgaaacaaaacaaattattatttctcaCAGCCAAGAATCGGATGAACAAGCTTTATTTGCGAATAAAAAGACAAAGTTTTCACATGAAAGCCCAGAGCATAAAGCTCAAGCAACAGGCAAAAAAGTTGAACGAACAGGACGCACAATTGGCCGAAATGAAACGGCACTTCGAAGATTGGGAGCAAAAAATTGTCGATTTAAACGCTGAATTGACACGATCTCGCGAAGAAGCTCAAAAATCTGATGCTATTGATAATTGCAAGAGAAAATGTATGGATATCGTGGAACCACGAGACAACGAATCCTCACAAGTGAAACAATTGATGGCGAAAAAACGGAAACTCATTATCGAAAGAAAGTCATCCAGTGATGCGAAAGAtgtcaagtttaaaaaattcatttctgaactTCTCTGCACAAATTCTACCGACGATTTTTCCTCCAACTGTACCAAACACTAGTActccgtgttttttttcttttctttcttttttttccaaatatatAGAACGTTGTAAGTATCGCGTTCATAAAACATTGAGAAAACCGAAACTCttgtcgtttttatttttaatcgcCTTAATTGCTGCGTagtataattttttctctactCCCCgtattcatttaattttactttgttaataatttttcgaaCATTTCACCCAAGTTACTGGTTTGCTAGCCAATTATTGTTTCACTATTCGGCAATCGCGCATCAATTACATCGCACGAAATATGTACATATCTGAACACTGCCGAATgctcgagagaaaataaaatcataaaatagTATCCTTGTTATCGTCAAATTCAAGATTCTTATTTAATTTCTCTGTGGATTTATTCTTCGATTGAGCAATACCATTTCTTGGAAATCGCTTTACGATTTTCCGATTGAACAACGAACTAAAACGTAGCGGGCATTTTTTTCTAGTAATTCTTTGCGTAATTCAACAAGTAATTCGTTTATGTCGCAAAATTTTGCTGACTGCTGTTCAATTTTATGGAAAAGATTCCAACGGGCCAGCGAATGTATCGATGTAAACGACCGCTGATTTTTAATATCCAGAAAAAAATGGGTCTACTTTTTACAGAAATGGTTTTGGAAAACTTTTCCTGTATGGAAACTGTGTGATTTTGAGTTTTAAGCTCGTAAGTGCAGATAAACATacataaatgaaaagaaagaaaattcgtCATATCGCGATGTAGATTTCGTGTGCTACGGAGAAAAACAAACGTAATGACTATTGCCCAAATACATAGAAAATAAGGAAATAGTCAAATGCCAATGAAAGAATGTAagggaaataaataattgttgaaaatcgataatacTCATAATGCTTTATATTTACGgacaataaaaacaaaaaccacACAAAAGATATTGCGTTCGACGAAATCTATTCCTtccgttgaagaaaaaacatcgaaactatttcaattatttgttGATTGCTTtacgtcaatttttttatctcgtcaTATAATTCAATATCTTCCTCGCTCATGGATTCACTCCCTCCATGAGACTCATCGCTTGAAAACGTTTGCGATTTGTCATTGTCATCGACACATTTTTCTACCTCACTGTAAGATTGTTCTTGTCCAAAATCTTTCGCGCTCTTATTTTCATCGTCGTTTGACTTATCTTCCTCGTGAAATTCCCCGCTGGAAAAACGTTCCAAGTTGTCGCTGTTCTCGTCGACtttttcctcgtcttcgtgaattttttcatcaaccgAATCTCCCAAGTTGTCGCTTTCTCCTGACTTCAAGTTCTTCATTTCATTGTAAATCATGAGATGAGCTTCGCGAAGATAACCCTGCTGTCTGTCGTGTATTTTCTGCCTCATCATCTGCTTGTTGACTTCTGGCAGCAAAAAGTTGTGCACCATGTCTGCGATCATTTCTTGGTCTCGAATTGGAtctctgaagaaaaaaatagaacgaatcaATAATCCATAAAACaacaacatagaaaaaaaattgaattatcgaaatttttgttCGCCTCACGGTTCTTGCTCTTGATACTCTGCCactgaggcatcgatttcatCGGCAATTCCCTCGACATATTGCTTCGCCTCTCTCTCCGCACTTATCTCGATTTCTTCGTTAATGACACCTTCCAAATATGCTTGAACAGTGTCTTGATTGACTTTGACCACTTGACGGAACATCTCGTCCAGTTCCCGACGACGATTGCGCTCCAGTTGTCGCCTGCCAGCTTCCTCGGCTTCTCTTCGCGTTCTCTCCCTTTCGATTAACATGGCCAGAGCGTGAGCTTTTCGTTCTTCACGCAGACGCGTCTCTTCCTACAGATTTCCAATGTTTATTCGCAGCGATTTGCATCGTTGTATTTTTTGAGAAAgcttcaattacgaaactcactTTGCTGAGCATATCCAACAGGCCAGCCACAGAAATGCCCTCCAACGAATCAAGAACTTCATCGAGACGATTATCTTTGATGAATCGGTCTCTCTGCTCCCGAGATTGAGCGAATACATTCGCGGCGTTATTTCGATGGGAAATTTCTTCAGGGTCTTTGAGCAAGTCTGTCGATTTAAGCTCTTCTATCAATTCTCTACAACGATCGCGACCCTCGTACATcttgaaagatgaaaaatattttttctcatttgaaCCGCATCGGGTgataaatggaagaaaaaaaatggaggaatttttttttaccatgcACTGAACCGCCCTGCCTCTCGTGATTTTTTGCAAGAACAAGGAGCTGCTTTCCCAGTAATTGTCTTTGTCATCGGTTCTCCTTCTCAACGGTGTCACCGGCAAAGCTGGCAATTTGATTTTCCGTTTCAACAGCTGCggtctctcttttttcccctttttgcTTTCGTTCAATCTGATGGATTTCAAATCCGCGTGGAGCTTCTTGAGCTTTTCGTCGGTCCATCGAGTGCGGCGGATGCACAAATCGTCGGCTCTTCGGATCAATCTCGAATCTTTCAATTCTCCATTCGTTGGTAACCATTTCAACGAATCGTCGACTGCAATGTCGCCTggaagaaaatattcaaaatttttgcatCCGTTGCAAAAGACTgagttggtttttttttattatctaaaaaaaatgtaaactttGTTCCTTTGTTCTACACTCACTGGTCACGTAAGCCTCGGAAAGCAACGTTTTATCCAATATTTCATGAGAAGGTTTTGACTTGAAACCAAAACGCATTTCTGGTGCGTACATGTGCGAACTCGGATTTGCGTATCTTGCAATAATGTCTGAGCGATGAAGTTTATACGTCGCTGCACTGGACCCACGATGCTTGCGATTCAATTTCCGAACTTCCCTCAAAAACTTTCCTCTTATACCGACTATTCGTTGGTCTCGCTGCTGACCCAAACGATTCGCAAATCTCTCGATTCTCTGGCCAATAATTTCTTGTTTGATTTTCGCCttgttttctctcattttttccaataattccagctgCGATTCCATTACGAATTGAATCTCCTAACGACAGTGAAACAATCATTTTGTTCATAAGAATCATAAACAATGcattttcgacattacaaCACTGATCGATTAATTTTTAGCTCAATAATTCATAACTTTTCATCGAACTTACCGCCTCCCGGAAAGCCCACTCGTTCGCTTCAATCGCCGAAATGATGgcatcacaaattttgacattctcCGGGGTATCCATCGGCGGCAGAACCTCCAGCCAAGCTCTCTTCATTCGCATCCTCTTGATTCTTAGAATTTCGTGCATACCAGCTGGCAATCCATTTCCCCAGGTTGACGTC includes the following:
- the pall gene encoding F-box only protein 28, which produces MLLIIDLPDVVLETILSNLSYDEIAKNRIVCKHFNRTCQKLLNRGFSLMEKHHAQCLRSVKSKLPRRESERRTHPLARHCDALTAIETRISMLSMTFIKYINLHLCCFIPGKVIDEIFRLLRLIRDSKTPPRAYEILQELRDISSMAMEHFDEKILPALKHSMNTSSSTSGVAPYDLPGGSLMLTHHGGSASSYITAHTYNSEKLNKALKKMYNKTKQNKLLFLTAKNRMNKLYLRIKRQSFHMKAQSIKLKQQAKKLNEQDAQLAEMKRHFEDWEQKIVDLNAELTRSREEAQKSDAIDNCKRKCMDIVEPRDNESSQVKQLMAKKRKLIIERKSSSDAKDVKFKKFISELLCTNSTDDFSSNCTKH
- the LOC122413744 gene encoding cilia- and flagella-associated protein 91-like — translated: MSISVTKCAAASIIIKSCYQPSICRPESKSLDHEKRSRSPSYRIHGSGGGDGDEATTIYENRNNEELAKCKGTQTDYRESESQTSPWEAPYKIAARSKKKPEILSLRTSTWGNGLPAGMHEILRIKRMRMKRAWLEVLPPMDTPENVKICDAIISAIEANEWAFREAEIQFVMESQLELLEKMRENKAKIKQEIIGQRIERFANRLGQQRDQRIVGIRGKFLREVRKLNRKHRGSSAATYKLHRSDIIARYANPSSHMYAPEMRFGFKSKPSHEILDKTLLSEAYVTSDIAVDDSLKWLPTNGELKDSRLIRRADDLCIRRTRWTDEKLKKLHADLKSIRLNESKKGKKERPQLLKRKIKLPALPVTPLRRRTDDKDNYWESSSLFLQKITRGRAVQCMMYEGRDRCRELIEELKSTDLLKDPEEISHRNNAANVFAQSREQRDRFIKDNRLDEVLDSLEGISVAGLLDMLSKEETRLREERKAHALAMLIERERTRREAEEAGRRQLERNRRRELDEMFRQVVKVNQDTVQAYLEGVINEEIEISAEREAKQYVEGIADEIDASVAEYQEQEPDPIRDQEMIADMVHNFLLPEVNKQMMRQKIHDRQQGYLREAHLMIYNEMKNLKSGESDNLGDSVDEKIHEDEEKVDENSDNLERFSSGEFHEEDKSNDDENKSAKDFGQEQSYSEVEKCVDDNDKSQTFSSDESHGGSESMSEEDIELYDEIKKLT